The Gopherus evgoodei ecotype Sinaloan lineage unplaced genomic scaffold, rGopEvg1_v1.p scaffold_34_arrow_ctg1, whole genome shotgun sequence genome window below encodes:
- the LOC115641377 gene encoding 28S ribosomal protein S16, mitochondrial-like yields MVHLAHLLMKNYHGGHVAVQLALGGCANRPFFRIVAAYNKRARDSKYLEQVGCYDPLPNSHNEKLVGLNIERIKHWIGCGAHVTKPVEKLLGLSGFFPLHPMMITNAERLRKRRALKAKTASEEETPDHSILLI; encoded by the exons CTCATCTCCTTATGAAAAATTATCATGGAGGACACGTCGCTGTCCAACTGGCGCTTGGCGGCTGTGCCAACAGACCCTTCTTCCGTATAGTGGCCGCATATAATAAGCGAGCACGGGACAGCAAGTATTTGGAGCAAGTGGGCTGCTATGACCCACTCCCAAATAGCCATAATGAAAAGCTTGTTGGCTTGAACATCGAGAGGATCAAACACTGGATTGGTTGTGGAGCACATGTCACAAAACCAGTTGAAAAACTTCTAG GTCTTTCTGGATTTTTCCCATTGCATCCTATGATGATCACAAATGCAGAAAGATTAAGGAAGAGAAGAGCCTTGAAGGCCAAAACAGCTTCTGAGGAAGAAACTCCAG